A window of the Equus przewalskii isolate Varuska chromosome 10, EquPr2, whole genome shotgun sequence genome harbors these coding sequences:
- the PCGF2 gene encoding polycomb group RING finger protein 2 isoform X4, producing MHRTTRIKITELNPHLMCALCGGYFIDATTIVECLHSFCKTCIVRYLETNKYCPMCDVQVHKTRPLLSIRSDKTLQDIVYKLVPGLFKDEMKRRRDFYAAYPLTEVPNGSNEDRGEVLEQEKGALSDDEIVSLSIEFYEGVRDREEKKGPLENGDGDKEKTGVRFLRCPAAMTVMHLAKFLRNKMDVPSKYKVEVLYEDEPLKEYYTLMDIAYIYPWRRNGPLPLKYRVQPACKRLTLPTAPTPSEGTNTSGASESSGATTAANGGTSNCLQTPSSTSRGRKMTVNGAPVPPLT from the exons ATGCATCGGACCACACGGATCAAAATCACAGAGCTGAACCCTCACCTCATGTGTGCCCTCTGCGGGGGGTACTTCATCGATGCCACCACCATTGTGGAGTGCTTGCATTCCT TCTGCAAAACCTGCATCGTGCGCTACCTGGAGACCAACAAGTACTGCCCCATGTGCGATGTGCAGGTCCATAAAACCCGACCGCTGCTGAGCATCAG GTCTGACAAAACCCTCCAAGACATCGTTTACAAATTGGTCCCCGGGCTTTTTAAAG aTGAGATGAAACGACGGCGGGATTTCTATGCAGCGTACCCCCTGACAGAAG TCCCCAATGGCTCAAATGAGGACCGTGGTGAGGTTCTGGAGCAGGAGAAGGGGGCTCTGAGCGACGATGAGATTGTCAGCCTCTCCATTGAGTTCTACGAAGGTGTCAG ggACCGGGAGGAGAAGAAGGGTCCCCTGGAGAATGGGGATGGGGACAAGGAGAAG ACAGGGGTGCGCTTCCTGCGATGCCCAGCAGCCATGACTGTGATGCATCTTGCCAAGTTTCTCCGCAACAAGATGGATGTGCCCAGCAAGTACAAG GTGGAGGTTCTGTATGAGGACGAGCCACTGAAGGAATACTACACCCTCATGGATATCGCCTACATCTACCCCTGGCGGCGG AACGGCCCTCTCCCCCTCAAGTATCGTGTCCAGCCGGCCTGCAAGCGGCTCACCTTGCCCACAGCGCCCACTCCCTCCGAGGGCACCAACACCAGCGGGGCGTCTGAGT CCAGTGGGGCCACCACAGCTGCCAACGGGGGCACCTCGAACTGCCTGCAGACACCATCCTCCACCAGCAGGGGGCGCAAGATGACTGTCAACGGAGCTCCTGTGCCCCCCTTAACTTGA
- the PCGF2 gene encoding polycomb group RING finger protein 2 isoform X6, giving the protein MHRTTRIKITELNPHLMCALCGGYFIDATTIVECLHSFCKTCIVRYLETNKYCPMCDVQVHKTRPLLSIRSDKTLQDIVYKLVPGLFKDEMKRRRDFYAAYPLTEVPNGSNEDRGEVLEQEKGALSDDEIVSLSIEFYEGVRDREEKKGPLENGDGDKEKTGVRFLRCPAAMTVMHLAKFLRNKMDVPSKYKVEVLYEDEPLKEYYTLMDIAYIYPWRRNGPLPLKYRVQPACKRLTLPTAPTPSEGTNTSGASELGPPQLPTGAPRTACRHHPPPAGGAR; this is encoded by the exons ATGCATCGGACCACACGGATCAAAATCACAGAGCTGAACCCTCACCTCATGTGTGCCCTCTGCGGGGGGTACTTCATCGATGCCACCACCATTGTGGAGTGCTTGCATTCCT TCTGCAAAACCTGCATCGTGCGCTACCTGGAGACCAACAAGTACTGCCCCATGTGCGATGTGCAGGTCCATAAAACCCGACCGCTGCTGAGCATCAG GTCTGACAAAACCCTCCAAGACATCGTTTACAAATTGGTCCCCGGGCTTTTTAAAG aTGAGATGAAACGACGGCGGGATTTCTATGCAGCGTACCCCCTGACAGAAG TCCCCAATGGCTCAAATGAGGACCGTGGTGAGGTTCTGGAGCAGGAGAAGGGGGCTCTGAGCGACGATGAGATTGTCAGCCTCTCCATTGAGTTCTACGAAGGTGTCAG ggACCGGGAGGAGAAGAAGGGTCCCCTGGAGAATGGGGATGGGGACAAGGAGAAG ACAGGGGTGCGCTTCCTGCGATGCCCAGCAGCCATGACTGTGATGCATCTTGCCAAGTTTCTCCGCAACAAGATGGATGTGCCCAGCAAGTACAAG GTGGAGGTTCTGTATGAGGACGAGCCACTGAAGGAATACTACACCCTCATGGATATCGCCTACATCTACCCCTGGCGGCGG AACGGCCCTCTCCCCCTCAAGTATCGTGTCCAGCCGGCCTGCAAGCGGCTCACCTTGCCCACAGCGCCCACTCCCTCCGAGGGCACCAACACCAGCGGGGCGTCTGAGT TGGGGCCACCACAGCTGCCAACGGGGGCACCTCGAACTGCCTGCAGACACCATCCTCCACCAGCAGGGGGCGCAAGATGA
- the PCGF2 gene encoding polycomb group RING finger protein 2 isoform X3, with protein MHRTTRIKITELNPHLMCALCGGYFIDATTIVECLHSFCKTCIVRYLETNKYCPMCDVQVHKTRPLLSIRSDKTLQDIVYKLVPGLFKDEMKRRRDFYAAYPLTEVPNGSNEDRGEVLEQEKGALSDDEIVSLSIEFYEGVRDREEKKGPLENGDGDKEKQTGVRFLRCPAAMTVMHLAKFLRNKMDVPSKYKVEVLYEDEPLKEYYTLMDIAYIYPWRRNGPLPLKYRVQPACKRLTLPTAPTPSEGTNTSGASESSGATTAANGGTSNCLQTPSSTSRGRKMTVNGAPVPPLT; from the exons ATGCATCGGACCACACGGATCAAAATCACAGAGCTGAACCCTCACCTCATGTGTGCCCTCTGCGGGGGGTACTTCATCGATGCCACCACCATTGTGGAGTGCTTGCATTCCT TCTGCAAAACCTGCATCGTGCGCTACCTGGAGACCAACAAGTACTGCCCCATGTGCGATGTGCAGGTCCATAAAACCCGACCGCTGCTGAGCATCAG GTCTGACAAAACCCTCCAAGACATCGTTTACAAATTGGTCCCCGGGCTTTTTAAAG aTGAGATGAAACGACGGCGGGATTTCTATGCAGCGTACCCCCTGACAGAAG TCCCCAATGGCTCAAATGAGGACCGTGGTGAGGTTCTGGAGCAGGAGAAGGGGGCTCTGAGCGACGATGAGATTGTCAGCCTCTCCATTGAGTTCTACGAAGGTGTCAG ggACCGGGAGGAGAAGAAGGGTCCCCTGGAGAATGGGGATGGGGACAAGGAGAAG CAGACAGGGGTGCGCTTCCTGCGATGCCCAGCAGCCATGACTGTGATGCATCTTGCCAAGTTTCTCCGCAACAAGATGGATGTGCCCAGCAAGTACAAG GTGGAGGTTCTGTATGAGGACGAGCCACTGAAGGAATACTACACCCTCATGGATATCGCCTACATCTACCCCTGGCGGCGG AACGGCCCTCTCCCCCTCAAGTATCGTGTCCAGCCGGCCTGCAAGCGGCTCACCTTGCCCACAGCGCCCACTCCCTCCGAGGGCACCAACACCAGCGGGGCGTCTGAGT CCAGTGGGGCCACCACAGCTGCCAACGGGGGCACCTCGAACTGCCTGCAGACACCATCCTCCACCAGCAGGGGGCGCAAGATGACTGTCAACGGAGCTCCTGTGCCCCCCTTAACTTGA
- the PCGF2 gene encoding polycomb group RING finger protein 2 isoform X1, translating into MHRTTRIKITELNPHLMCALCGGYFIDATTIVECLHSFCKTCIVRYLETNKYCPMCDVQVHKTRPLLSIRSDKTLQDIVYKLVPGLFKDEMKRRRDFYAAYPLTEVPNGSNEDRGEVLEQEKGALSDDEIVSLSIEFYEGVRDREEKKGPLENGDGDKEKQTGVRFLRCPAAMTVMHLAKFLRNKMDVPSKYKVEVLYEDEPLKEYYTLMDIAYIYPWRRNGPLPLKYRVQPACKRLTLPTAPTPSEGTNTSGASECESVSDKAPSPATLPATSSSLPSPATPSHGSPSSHGPPATHPTSPTPPSTASGATTAANGGTSNCLQTPSSTSRGRKMTVNGAPVPPLT; encoded by the exons ATGCATCGGACCACACGGATCAAAATCACAGAGCTGAACCCTCACCTCATGTGTGCCCTCTGCGGGGGGTACTTCATCGATGCCACCACCATTGTGGAGTGCTTGCATTCCT TCTGCAAAACCTGCATCGTGCGCTACCTGGAGACCAACAAGTACTGCCCCATGTGCGATGTGCAGGTCCATAAAACCCGACCGCTGCTGAGCATCAG GTCTGACAAAACCCTCCAAGACATCGTTTACAAATTGGTCCCCGGGCTTTTTAAAG aTGAGATGAAACGACGGCGGGATTTCTATGCAGCGTACCCCCTGACAGAAG TCCCCAATGGCTCAAATGAGGACCGTGGTGAGGTTCTGGAGCAGGAGAAGGGGGCTCTGAGCGACGATGAGATTGTCAGCCTCTCCATTGAGTTCTACGAAGGTGTCAG ggACCGGGAGGAGAAGAAGGGTCCCCTGGAGAATGGGGATGGGGACAAGGAGAAG CAGACAGGGGTGCGCTTCCTGCGATGCCCAGCAGCCATGACTGTGATGCATCTTGCCAAGTTTCTCCGCAACAAGATGGATGTGCCCAGCAAGTACAAG GTGGAGGTTCTGTATGAGGACGAGCCACTGAAGGAATACTACACCCTCATGGATATCGCCTACATCTACCCCTGGCGGCGG AACGGCCCTCTCCCCCTCAAGTATCGTGTCCAGCCGGCCTGCAAGCGGCTCACCTTGCCCACAGCGCCCACTCCCTCCGAGGGCACCAACACCAGCGGGGCGTCTGAGTGTGAGTCAGTCAGCGACAaggctcccagccctgccaccctgccggccacctcctcctccctgcccagcccagccaccCCCTCCCATGGCTCTCCCAGCTCCCACGGGCCCCCAGCCACCCACCCTacctcccccactcccccttcGACAGCCAGTGGGGCCACCACAGCTGCCAACGGGGGCACCTCGAACTGCCTGCAGACACCATCCTCCACCAGCAGGGGGCGCAAGATGACTGTCAACGGAGCTCCTGTGCCCCCCTTAACTTGA
- the PCGF2 gene encoding polycomb group RING finger protein 2 isoform X2 encodes MHRTTRIKITELNPHLMCALCGGYFIDATTIVECLHSFCKTCIVRYLETNKYCPMCDVQVHKTRPLLSIRSDKTLQDIVYKLVPGLFKDEMKRRRDFYAAYPLTEVPNGSNEDRGEVLEQEKGALSDDEIVSLSIEFYEGVRDREEKKGPLENGDGDKEKTGVRFLRCPAAMTVMHLAKFLRNKMDVPSKYKVEVLYEDEPLKEYYTLMDIAYIYPWRRNGPLPLKYRVQPACKRLTLPTAPTPSEGTNTSGASECESVSDKAPSPATLPATSSSLPSPATPSHGSPSSHGPPATHPTSPTPPSTASGATTAANGGTSNCLQTPSSTSRGRKMTVNGAPVPPLT; translated from the exons ATGCATCGGACCACACGGATCAAAATCACAGAGCTGAACCCTCACCTCATGTGTGCCCTCTGCGGGGGGTACTTCATCGATGCCACCACCATTGTGGAGTGCTTGCATTCCT TCTGCAAAACCTGCATCGTGCGCTACCTGGAGACCAACAAGTACTGCCCCATGTGCGATGTGCAGGTCCATAAAACCCGACCGCTGCTGAGCATCAG GTCTGACAAAACCCTCCAAGACATCGTTTACAAATTGGTCCCCGGGCTTTTTAAAG aTGAGATGAAACGACGGCGGGATTTCTATGCAGCGTACCCCCTGACAGAAG TCCCCAATGGCTCAAATGAGGACCGTGGTGAGGTTCTGGAGCAGGAGAAGGGGGCTCTGAGCGACGATGAGATTGTCAGCCTCTCCATTGAGTTCTACGAAGGTGTCAG ggACCGGGAGGAGAAGAAGGGTCCCCTGGAGAATGGGGATGGGGACAAGGAGAAG ACAGGGGTGCGCTTCCTGCGATGCCCAGCAGCCATGACTGTGATGCATCTTGCCAAGTTTCTCCGCAACAAGATGGATGTGCCCAGCAAGTACAAG GTGGAGGTTCTGTATGAGGACGAGCCACTGAAGGAATACTACACCCTCATGGATATCGCCTACATCTACCCCTGGCGGCGG AACGGCCCTCTCCCCCTCAAGTATCGTGTCCAGCCGGCCTGCAAGCGGCTCACCTTGCCCACAGCGCCCACTCCCTCCGAGGGCACCAACACCAGCGGGGCGTCTGAGTGTGAGTCAGTCAGCGACAaggctcccagccctgccaccctgccggccacctcctcctccctgcccagcccagccaccCCCTCCCATGGCTCTCCCAGCTCCCACGGGCCCCCAGCCACCCACCCTacctcccccactcccccttcGACAGCCAGTGGGGCCACCACAGCTGCCAACGGGGGCACCTCGAACTGCCTGCAGACACCATCCTCCACCAGCAGGGGGCGCAAGATGACTGTCAACGGAGCTCCTGTGCCCCCCTTAACTTGA
- the PCGF2 gene encoding polycomb group RING finger protein 2 isoform X5 gives MHRTTRIKITELNPHLMCALCGGYFIDATTIVECLHSFCKTCIVRYLETNKYCPMCDVQVHKTRPLLSIRSDKTLQDIVYKLVPGLFKDEMKRRRDFYAAYPLTEVPNGSNEDRGEVLEQEKGALSDDEIVSLSIEFYEGVRDREEKKGPLENGDGDKEKQTGVRFLRCPAAMTVMHLAKFLRNKMDVPSKYKVEVLYEDEPLKEYYTLMDIAYIYPWRRNGPLPLKYRVQPACKRLTLPTAPTPSEGTNTSGASELGPPQLPTGAPRTACRHHPPPAGGAR, from the exons ATGCATCGGACCACACGGATCAAAATCACAGAGCTGAACCCTCACCTCATGTGTGCCCTCTGCGGGGGGTACTTCATCGATGCCACCACCATTGTGGAGTGCTTGCATTCCT TCTGCAAAACCTGCATCGTGCGCTACCTGGAGACCAACAAGTACTGCCCCATGTGCGATGTGCAGGTCCATAAAACCCGACCGCTGCTGAGCATCAG GTCTGACAAAACCCTCCAAGACATCGTTTACAAATTGGTCCCCGGGCTTTTTAAAG aTGAGATGAAACGACGGCGGGATTTCTATGCAGCGTACCCCCTGACAGAAG TCCCCAATGGCTCAAATGAGGACCGTGGTGAGGTTCTGGAGCAGGAGAAGGGGGCTCTGAGCGACGATGAGATTGTCAGCCTCTCCATTGAGTTCTACGAAGGTGTCAG ggACCGGGAGGAGAAGAAGGGTCCCCTGGAGAATGGGGATGGGGACAAGGAGAAG CAGACAGGGGTGCGCTTCCTGCGATGCCCAGCAGCCATGACTGTGATGCATCTTGCCAAGTTTCTCCGCAACAAGATGGATGTGCCCAGCAAGTACAAG GTGGAGGTTCTGTATGAGGACGAGCCACTGAAGGAATACTACACCCTCATGGATATCGCCTACATCTACCCCTGGCGGCGG AACGGCCCTCTCCCCCTCAAGTATCGTGTCCAGCCGGCCTGCAAGCGGCTCACCTTGCCCACAGCGCCCACTCCCTCCGAGGGCACCAACACCAGCGGGGCGTCTGAGT TGGGGCCACCACAGCTGCCAACGGGGGCACCTCGAACTGCCTGCAGACACCATCCTCCACCAGCAGGGGGCGCAAGATGA
- the CISD3 gene encoding CDGSH iron-sulfur domain-containing protein 3, mitochondrial, with product MGAVGALLWPAAWKLHQRRDISSWLARWFPKTPAKAVVAQKTPIKVELVAGKTYRWCVCGRSKKQPFCDGSHFFQRTGLSPLKFKAQETRAAVLCTCKATQKPPYCDGTHKSERVQKTEVGSPL from the exons ATGGGCGCCGTGGGTGCTCTCCTGTGGCCGGCGGCGTGG AAGCTGCACCAGAGGCGGGACATCTCCTCCTGGCTG GCCAGATGGTTCCCCAAAACCCCAGCCAAGGCTGTGGTGGCCCAGAAAACACCCATCAAAGTGGAGCTGGTGGCTGGGAAAACCTacaggtggtgtgtgtgtggccgCAGCAAGAAGCAG CCCTTCTGTGACGGCTCCCACTTCTTCCAACGCACTGGCCTGTCCCCACTCAAGTTCAAGGCCCAGGAGACGCGTGCAGCGGTCCTCTGTACCTGCAAGGCCACCCAGAAGCCCCCGTACTGCGATGGCACCCACAAGAGCGAGCGGGTGCAGAAGACAGAAGTGGGCTCCCCACTCTGA
- the MLLT6 gene encoding protein AF-17 isoform X4, which produces MEFANVLTMEPIVLQYVPHDRFNKTCYICEEQGRESKAASGACMTCNRHGCRQAFHVTCAQMAGLLCEEEVLEVDNVKYCGYCKYHFSKMKTSRHTSGGGGGAGGGGSSGTGGSSSTFIAGRRSRSASPSTQQEKHPSHHERGQKKSRKDKERLKQKHKKRPESPPSILSPPVVPTADKVSSSASSSSHHEAGTQETSESSRDSKGKKSSSHSLSHKGKKLSSGKGVSSFTSASSSSSSSSSSSSGGPFQPAVSSLQSSPDFSAFPKLEQPEEDKYSKPVAPTPSAPPSPSAPEAPKADLFEQKVVFSGFGPIMRFSTTTSSSGRTRAPSPGDYKSPHVSGSGASAGNHKRMPTLSAAPAPTEETPETGLKEKKHKASKRSRHGPGRPKGSRNKEGTGGPAASSLPGAQLAGFTATAASPFSGGSLVSSGLGGLASRNFGPSGSLPSLSLESPLLGAGIYTSNKDPISHGGGMLRAVCSTPLSSSLLGPPGTSALPRLSRSPFTSTLPSSSASISTTQVFSLAGSTFSLPSTHIFGTPMGAVNPLLTQAESSHTEPDLEDCSFRCRGTSPQESLSSMSPISSLPALFDQTASAPCGGSQLDPAAPGTTNMEQLLEKQGDGEAGVNIVEMLKALHALQKENQRLQEQILSLTAKKERLQILNVQLSVPFPALPAALPPANGPVPGPYGLPPQAGSSDSLSTSKSPPGKNSLGLDNSLSTSSEDPHSGCPSRSSSSLSFHSTPPPLPLLQQSPATLPLALPGAPAPLPPQPQNGLGRAPGAAGLGAMPMAEGLLGGLAGSGALPLNGLLGGLNGAAAPNPAGLSQAGGAPTLQLPGCLNSLTEQQRHLLQQQEQQLQQLQQLLASPQLTPEHQTVVYQMIQQIQQKRDLQRLQMAGGSQLPMASLLAGSSTPLLSAGTPGLLPTASAPPLLPAGALVAPSLGNNTSLMAAAAAAAAVAAAGGPPVLTAQTNPFLSLSGADGSGNGPKGGTADKGASANQEKG; this is translated from the exons AAGACGTCCCGGCATACCAGCGGGGGCggtggaggagcaggaggaggaggcagcagcgGCACAGGGGGCAGTAGCAGTACCTTCATCGCTGGCAGGAGAAGCCGGTCAGCCTCACCGTCCACCCAGCAGGAGAAGCACCCTTCCCACCACGAGAGGGGCCAGAAGAAG AGTCGAAAGGACAAAGAACGCCTTAAACAGAAGCACAAGAAGCGGCCTGAGTCACCCCCCAGCATCCTCTCCCCGCCTGTGGTCCCCACTGCTGACAAG GTCTCCTCCtcagcttcttcctcctcccaccacgAGGCCGGCACTCAGGAGACCTCTGAGAGCAGCAGGGACTCGAAGGGGAAAAAGTCTTCCAGCCATAGCCTGAGTCACAAGGGGAAGAAACTGAGCAGTGGGAAAGGTGTGAGCAGCTTcacctccgcctcctcctcctcttcctcctcctcttcctcctcctctgggggGCCCTTCCAGCCTGCAG TTTCGTCCCTGCAGAGCTCGCCTGACTTCTCTGCATTCCCCAAGCTGGAGCAGCCAGAGGAGGACAAGTACTCCAAACCCGTAGCCCCCACCCCTTCAGCccccccctccccctcagcccccGAGGCCCCCAAGGCTGACCTCTTCGAGCAGAAGGTGGTCTTCTCTGGCTTTGGGCCCATCATGCGcttctccaccaccacctccagctCGGGCCGGACCCGGGCCCCATCCCCTGGGGACTATAAGTCTCCCCATGTCTCGGGGTCCGGGGCTTCAGCAGGCAACCACAAGCGGATGCCCACCCTCAGCGCTGCCCCTGCGCCTACCGAGGAGACCCCTGAGACAGGCCTGAAAGAGAAGAAGCACAAAGCCAGCAAGAGGAGCCGACATGGGCCAGGCCGGCCCAAGGGCAGCCGGAACAAGGAGGGTACTGGGGGCCCAGCCGCTTCCTCCCTGCCAGGTGCCCAGCTGGCTGGCTTTACCGCCACTGCTGCCTCACCTTTCTCTGGAGGTTCCCTGGTCAGCTCCGGCCTGGGTGGTCTGGCCTCCCGCAACTTTGGGCCTTCCGGGAGCCTGCCCAGCCTGAGCCTGGAGTCCCCCCTGCTGGGGGCAG GCATCTACACCAGTAATAAGGACCCCATCTCCCACGGTGGCGGAATGCTGCGGGCTGTCTGCAGCAcgcccctctcctccagcctgcTGGGGCCCCCAGGGACCTCGGCCCTCCCCCGCCTCAGCCGCTCCCCATTCACCagcaccctcccctcctcctctgcttctaTCTCCACCACTCAG GTGTTTTCTCTGGCTGGCTCTACCTTTAGCCTCCCTTCTACCCACATCTTTGGAACACCCATGGGTGCCGTTAACCCCCTCCTCACCCAAGCTGAGAGCAGCCACACAG AGCCAGACCTGGAGGACTGCAGCTTCCGGTGTCGGGGGACCTCCCCCCAGGAGAGTCTGTCTTCCAT GTCCCCCATCAGCAGCCTCCCCGCACTCTTCGACCAGACAGCGTCTGCACCCTGTGGGGGCAGCCAGTTAGACCCAGCGGCCCCCGGCACAACTAACATGGAGCAGCTGCTGGAGAAGCAGGGCGACGGCGAGGCCGGCGTCAACA TCGTGGAGATGCTGAAGGCCCTACACGCACTGCAGAAGGAAAACCAGCGGCTTCAGGAGCAGATCCTGAGCCTGACAGCCAAGAAGGAACGACTGCAGATTCTCAACGTGCAGCTCTCTGTGCCCTTCCCCGCCCTGCCTGCCGCCCTGCCTCCCGCCAACGGCCCTGTCCCTGGGCCCTATGGCCTGCCTCCCCAAG CCGGCAGCAGTGATTCCTTGAGCACCAGCAAGAGCCCCCCGGGGAAGAACAGTCTCGGCCTGGACAACTCGCTGTCCACGTCTTCCGAG gacccACACTCAGGCTGCCCGAGCCGCAGCAGCTCATCGCTGTCCTTCCACAGCACGCCCCCACCGCTGCCCCTGCTCCAGCAGAGCCCCGCTactctgcccctggccctgcctggggcCCCTGCCCCGCTCCCGCCCCAGCCACAGAATGGGCTGGGCCGGGCACCCGGGGCAGCGGGGCTGGGGGCTATGCCCATGGCTGAGGGGCTGTTGGGGGGGCTGGCGGGCAGCGGGGCCCTGCCCCTCAATGGGCTCCTGGGGGGGTTGAATGGGGCTGCCGCCCCCAACCCTGCGGGCTTGAGCCAGGCTGGCGGGGCCCCCACGCTGCAGCTACCAGGTTGTCTCAACAG CCTAACGGAGCAGCAGAGACACCTCCTGCAGCAGCAAGAGCAGCAGctccagcagctccagcagcTCCTCGCCTCCCCGCAGCTGACCCCG GAACACCAGACTGTTGtctaccagatgatccagcagATCCAGCAGAAGCGGGACCTGCAGCGGCTGCAGATGGCCGGGGGCTCCCAGCTGCCCATGGCCAGCCTGCTGGCAGGAAGCTCCACGCCGCTGCTGTCCGCGGGCACCCCTGGACTGCTGCCCACAGCATctgccccacccctgctgccCGCCGGAGCCCTGGTGGCTCCCTCACTCGGCAACAACACGAGTCTCATGGCCGCAGCAGCTGCGGccgcagcagtagcagcagcaggtGGACCTCCAGTCCTCACTGCCCAGACCAACCCCTTCCTCAGCCTGTCAGGGGCGGACGGCAGTGGCAATGGCCCCAAAGGAGGG aCCGCTGACAAAGGAGCCTCAGCCAACCAGGAAAAAGGCTAA